A single Vigna radiata var. radiata cultivar VC1973A chromosome 8, Vradiata_ver6, whole genome shotgun sequence DNA region contains:
- the LOC106772129 gene encoding putative lysine-specific demethylase JMJ16 produces MMGTELMRICVKEDNDDFPSVPPGFESYTSFSLKRVENNEKQDDKNMISCSASTSASESPSTQVENDVQVPETAKVPRSLRRRPWINYGQYENHSEEDSDCERHDQTLSSRACLPRGVIRGCPDCSNCQKVVARWRPEDARRPNIEDAPVFYPTEEEFRDTLKYISSIRSRAEPYGICRIVPPSSWKPPCPLKEKSKWEGSKFSTRVQRIDKLQNRDSMRKMSRVQSNMKRKRRRCTRMGVDNGTRRGPNTAFCEVERFGFEPGPEFTLETFQRYAEDFQLQYFRKNENVSHLGGNTTILNGTSEPSVESIEGEYWRMVESPTEEIEVLYGADLETGIFGSGFPSKSSQLGSASHEQYIKSGWNLNNFARLPGSLLSYESSDISGVLVPWLYIGMCFSSFCWHVEDHHLYSLNYMHWGAPKLWYGVPGRDACKLEEAMRKQLPELFEEQPDLLHKLVTQLSPSILKSKGVPVYRCVQNPGDFVLTFPRAYHSGFNCGFNCAEAVNVAPVDWLPHGHIAIELYQEQGRKTSISHDKLLLGAAREAVRAQWELNLLKKNTLDNLRWKDVCGKDGFLAKALKMRVEMERARREYLCSSLQALKMESTFDATDERECNICFFDLHLSAAGCRCSPDRYACLDHAKQLCSCSWDSRFFLFRYDVTELNILVEALEGKLSAIYRWAKSDLGLALSSDVSSGKETILKELKSHSSSLSHSSRATLNNKEMALHPPNKYIDDSQLIDVPIENQANSKDQSYFQQRKSAEAISFLSSTKDLLTFNSSKPTSDIPNHKICVSKEESVICSSKMKTPGCQLSREDTSYALSTLAQQGGEKSSLYRHNNVILLSDDEEDEKMSDSNRRKELSSMLVRPGDKSSPFNNIESTNLTISVTDTAVMGERDAMTLPHENTSSDSIPSVRVKQECHEYTGTVPASTPLDLSCHIGLPSAQCAKNISAPSKVEASDHCLESLEMSPLNLQLSGTKVKTEDNHEKFGGCSTSNVADNARAVNGNFSCGPNNFRQKGPRIAKVVRRINCNVEPLEFGVVLSGKSWCSSQAIFPKGFRSRVRYINVSDPSSMCYYISEILDAGRGWPLFMVSLESCPSEVFIHMSAARCWELVREKVNQEIAKQHKLGRKGLPPLQPPGSLDGLEMFGFSSPAIVQAIEALDRSRVCNEYWDSRPYSRPLGQISQSCQSSVSGGIGQGGDIPVDVVAVLRSLCKKANAEELNSLYSILSESRPQADRSQIAQFLKEEIHKSQPP; encoded by the exons ATGATGGGGACTGAGCTTATGAGAATATGTGTTAAAGAAGACAATGATGATTTTCCATCAGTTCCGCCAGGTTTTGAGTCATATACATCTTTCTCTCTGAAGAGGgtagaaaacaatgaaaaacaagatGATAAAAACATGATCAGTTGTTCAGCCTCAACAAGTGCTTCTGAATCACCATCAACTCAGGTGGAAAATGATGTTCAAGTTCCTGAAACTGCAAAGGTTCCTAGATCCCTTCGAAGAAGACCATGGATTAATTATGGACAATATGAGAACCATTCAGAAGAAGACTCTGACTGTGAGCGGCATGATCAA ACTTTGTCCTCTAGGGCTTGTCTTCCTCGAGGAGTCATCCGTGGATGTCCAGATTGCAGTAATTGCCAAAAG GTTGTTGCCAGATGGCGACCTGAAGATGCTCGTAGGCCAAATATTGAGGATGCTCCTGTTTTCTACCCCACTGAAGAG GAGTTTCGAGATACTTTGAAATATATATCAAGCATTCGCTCCAGGGCTGAGCCATATGGAATTTGCCGCATTGTTCCACCTTCTTCTTGGAAACCCCCCTGTCCTCTCAAGGAAAAAAGTAAATGGGAGGGTTCTAAATTTTCTACACGTGTACAGAGGATTGACAAACTTCAGAATCGTGATTCAATGAGAAAAATGTCAAGGGTTCAAAGTAATATGAAGAGGAAAAGGAGAAGATGCACAAGAATGGGGGTGGATAATGGCACTAGAAGAGGACCCAATACAGCATTTTGTGAAGTGGAAAGGTTTGGGTTTGAACCTGGTCCAGAATTTACCTTGGAAACATTTCAGAGATATGCAGAAGATTTTCAGCTCCAATACTTCAGAAAAAATGAGAATGTATCTCATTTGGGTGGTAATACAACAATTTTAAATGGTACCTCAGAGCCTTCTGTGGAGAGCATTGAAGGTGAATATTGGCGGATGGTCGAGAGTCCTACTGAAGAAATTGAG GTGCTTTATGGTGCTGATCTGGAAACTGGGATTTTTGGGAGTGGTTTCCCTAGTAAATCTAGTCAGCTAGGTTCTGCTTCACATGAACAATACATAAAGTCTGGCTGGAATTTAAATAACTTTGCAAGGCTTCCTGGATCTCTGCTCTCTTATGAGAGCAGTGATATATCTGGTGTTTTAGTGCCGTGGTTGTACATTGGAATGTGCTTTTCCTCCTTTTGTTGG CATGTGGAAGACCACCATTTATATTCATTGAACTACATGCATTGGGGAGCTCCAAAATTGTGGTATGGAGTCCCTGGAAGAGATGCCTGCAAATTAGAAGAGGCTATGAGAAAGCAGTTACCAGAACTTTTTGAAGAACAGCCTGACTTGCTTCATAAGCTG GTCACTCAGCTTTCTCCTTCTATCCTTAAGTCTAAAGGAGTACCAGTTTATAGGTGTGTCCAAAACCCTGGGGACTTTGTTCTGACATTTCCTCGAGCCTACCACTCTGGGTTCAATTGCGGTTTCAACTGTGCTGAGGCTGTTAATGTAGCTCCTGTTGACTGGCTGCCCCATGGGCATATTGCTATAGAGTTGTACCAGGAACAGGGGCGCAAGACTTCTATATCACATGATAAGCTGTTGCTTGGGGCTGCAAGGGAAGCAGTTCGAGCTCAATGGGAGCTTAATTTGCTAAAGAAGAATACTTTGGATAATCTACGATGGAAGGATGTCTGTGGAAAGGATGGCTTTTTGGCCAAAGCACTTAAG ATGCGTGTTGAGATGGAACGAGCACGAAGAGAATATCTCTGCAGTTCTCTACAGGCATTAAAAATGGAGAGTACCTTTGACGCTACGGATGAAAGGGAATGTAACATATGCTTTTTTGATTTACACCTATCTGCAGCTGGCTGTCGCTGTTCCCCAGATAGATATGCTTGCTTGGATCATGCAAAGCAGCTTTGTTCATGCTCTTGGGATTCCAGATTTTTTCTCTTTCGGTATGATGTTACTGAACTAAATATTCTGGTGGAGGCATTGGAAGGAAAATTAAGTGCAATCTACAGATGGGCAAAATCAGATCTTGGGCTGGCGCTATCATCTGATGTTTCATCAGGCAAGGAAACAATACTTAAAGAATTGAAATCACATTCATCCAGTTTGTCTCATTCTTCCAGGGCCACTTTGAATAATAAAGAGATGGCTTTGCATCCACCGAATAAATATATTGATGATTCTCAATTGATTGACGTCCCAATAGAGAATCAAGCAAATAGCAAAGATCAGAGCTATTTTCAACAGAGAAAATCAGCTGAAGCTATTTCATTTTTGAGTTCAACGAAGGACTTGCTAACATTTAACAGCTCAAAACCTACATCTGATATTCCTAATCATAAGATCTGTGTTAGTAAGGAAGAATCTGTCATTTGCAGCTCAAAGATGAAAACACCTGGTTGTCAATTGTCTCGGGAGGATACATCGTATGCTTTATCTACTCTAGCTCAACAAGGAGGTGAGAAAAGTTCACTTTACAGGCATAACAACGTTATACTTCTTAGTGACGATGAAGAAGACGAGAAGATGTCTGATTCAAATAGAAGGAAGGAACTTTCTTCTATGCTTGTACGTCCTGGAGATAAGTCAAGCCCATTTAACAATATAGAAAGTACAAACTTGACCATTTCTGTGACAGATACTGCTGTGATGGGTGAAAGGGATGCTATGACATTACCCCATGAAAATACGAGTTCTGATTCAATTCCGTCTGTGCGTGTGAAACAAGAATGTCATGAATACACAGGAACAGTTCCAGCCTCTACCCCACTAGACCTTTCTTGTCATATTGGTCTTCCAAGTGCACAATGTGCTAAAAATATTTCAGCTCCATCAAAAGTAGAAGCAAGTGATCATTGTTTGGAAAGTTTGGAGATGTCTCCTCTGAACCTACAACTGTCTGGCACTAAGGTTAAGACTGAAGATAATCACGAAAAATTTGGAGGATGTTCCACTTCTAATGTAGCAGACAATGCGAGAGCTGTTAATGGGAACTTTTCTTGCGGTCCAAACAATTTCCGACAGAAAGGTCCTCGGATAGCGAAGGTTGTCCGGCGCATCAACTGCAATGTTGAACCATTAGAATTTGGGGTTGTGCTTTCTGGAAAGTCTTGGTGTAGCAGTCAGGCTATATTTCCAAAGG GATTTAGAAGCCGAGTTAGATACATAAATGTCTCAGATCCATCCAGTATGTGTTACTATATTTCAGAAATACTTGATGCTGGACGTGGTTGGCCTCTATTTATG GTTTCCTTAGAAAGTTGTCCAAGTGAGGTCTTCATCCATATGTCAGCCGCAAGATGCTGGGAGCTCGTCAGAGAGAAAGTGAATCAAGAAATTGCCAAGCAACATAAGCTGGGAAGAAAGGGCCTTCCTCCTTTACAGCCCCCGGGTAGCCTTGATGGCTTAGAaatgtttgggttttcttcacCAGCAATAGTGCAG GCTATTGAGGCGCTGGATCGAAGTCGAGTGTGTAATGAATATTGGGACTCACGGCCGTACTCCCGTCCTTTAGGACAGATTTCACAATCATGCCAAAGCAGTGTTAGTGGTGGCATTGGTCAAGGTGGTGACATTCCCGTTGATGTTGTTGCAGTATTAAGGAGCCTATGTAAAAAGGCTAATGCAGAAGAATTGAACTCGTTGTACAGCATTCTTAGTGAAAGTAGGCCACAGGCTGACAGGAGCCAAATTGCGCAATTTCTTAAAGAAGAGATTCACAAATCACAACCACCCTAG